A window of the Roseovarius sp. S88 genome harbors these coding sequences:
- a CDS encoding energy transducer TonB, with the protein MNTGQVISGVAHVGLITFAIFGGAFQAEPLPFRVTEVTAISAEEYAALVAPEASPEAVANVDTPEPPQEGESAPEVNSEADNTPELEAPEVAETPPPDPVPEVTEPEPAPEAEVSDEPPVLDPPQEEVAVLVPEQAEEVQAEDAPRVAPEPVAQPEPDVAIDEVEREEVEPDAQAEEVAPDEEATSPEEATTEIVTEADQEAAAAPTRSLRPQTRPDRPEPAAEPEETTEEPAQTETAQAEEEPDTSAAVNDALAEALGTNEGAADTAPQGPPLTAGEKDALRVSVQRCWNVGSLSTDALQTTVIVSVNMSEDARPVSSSIRMLSSSGGSNASADQAFQAARRAILRCGASGFDLPADKYASWREIEMTFNPERMRIK; encoded by the coding sequence GTGAACACCGGTCAGGTCATATCCGGTGTGGCCCATGTGGGGCTGATCACCTTTGCCATTTTTGGCGGGGCATTTCAGGCCGAGCCTTTGCCGTTTCGTGTAACCGAGGTGACGGCCATTTCTGCCGAAGAATATGCCGCGCTGGTGGCACCCGAGGCGTCGCCCGAGGCCGTGGCCAATGTGGACACACCAGAGCCGCCGCAGGAAGGCGAGTCAGCGCCGGAAGTGAATTCAGAGGCAGACAATACGCCGGAATTGGAAGCGCCGGAGGTGGCTGAGACGCCGCCGCCTGATCCCGTGCCCGAGGTGACAGAGCCTGAACCAGCACCTGAGGCGGAAGTGAGCGATGAGCCGCCTGTGCTTGACCCGCCTCAAGAAGAAGTGGCGGTTCTGGTACCCGAACAGGCCGAAGAGGTGCAGGCTGAGGATGCCCCACGCGTGGCCCCCGAGCCTGTAGCCCAGCCTGAGCCGGATGTGGCGATTGATGAGGTTGAGCGCGAAGAAGTTGAACCTGACGCGCAGGCCGAGGAGGTGGCCCCTGACGAGGAGGCTACATCACCTGAGGAGGCGACCACCGAGATTGTGACCGAAGCTGATCAAGAAGCTGCGGCGGCCCCGACGCGCTCGTTGCGTCCGCAAACACGGCCTGATCGGCCCGAACCGGCGGCAGAACCCGAAGAGACAACCGAAGAGCCAGCGCAGACCGAGACAGCGCAGGCTGAGGAAGAGCCGGACACCAGTGCGGCGGTCAACGATGCGTTGGCCGAAGCTTTGGGCACCAATGAAGGCGCGGCGGACACAGCACCGCAAGGTCCACCGTTGACGGCGGGTGAGAAAGACGCGCTTCGGGTGTCGGTGCAGCGGTGTTGGAATGTCGGGTCGCTCAGCACAGATGCTTTGCAAACGACCGTAATCGTGTCCGTCAACATGAGTGAAGATGCGCGGCCCGTGAGCAGTTCCATCCGGATGCTCAGCAGTTCTGGCGGTAGTAATGCGTCGGCAGATCAGGCCTTTCAGGCGGCGCGCCGCGCGATTTTGCGCTGTGGCGCAAGCGGATTTGACTTACCCGCAGACAAATATGCCAGTTGGCGAGAAATTGAGATGACATTCAATCCGGAGAGAATGAGGATCAAATGA
- the tolR gene encoding protein TolR: MGAGVVQKSGDAGRRRRGRGRSRPMSEINVTPFVDVMLVLLIIFMVAAPLMTVGVPVELPETAANPLPGEEEEPLTVTVTAEGVVMIQTTEVARSDLVSRLQGIAAERDSTRVYLRADGSVSYAQVMEVMGALNRGGFNNIGLVTEAGGPTLDESDG, encoded by the coding sequence ATGGGCGCAGGTGTTGTTCAAAAATCAGGTGACGCCGGACGCAGGCGGCGCGGACGCGGGCGCTCTCGTCCGATGTCAGAGATCAACGTCACACCCTTTGTGGACGTGATGTTGGTGCTTTTGATCATCTTCATGGTGGCCGCACCCTTGATGACGGTGGGCGTTCCTGTGGAATTGCCGGAAACGGCGGCCAACCCGCTGCCTGGCGAAGAAGAAGAGCCGCTGACTGTGACAGTGACAGCCGAAGGTGTGGTGATGATCCAGACCACGGAAGTCGCGCGCAGCGATCTTGTGAGCCGTCTGCAAGGGATTGCTGCCGAGCGTGACAGCACACGGGTCTATCTGCGGGCGGATGGATCGGTATCCTATGCTCAGGTGATGGAAGTCATGGGTGCGCTCAATCGTGGCGGGTTCAACAATATCGGTCTGGTGACTGAGGCCGGTGGTCCCACGCTTGATGAGAGCGACGGGTAG
- the tolQ gene encoding protein TolQ, producing MEAETLALAQEMDFSLWALFARATLIVKLVMLMLIIASFWAWSIIIQKLIVYRKARVEADVFDRRFWSGDPLDELFDEIGSDPAGQSERVFAAGMMEWRRSHRNDGGLIAGATARIDRSMDVAIAKESKNLQSGLTILASIGSVTPFIGLFGTVWGIMNAFIEIAEQQNTNLAVVAPGIAEALLATGLGLLAAIPAVIFYNKLSADCDGIVASYEAFADEFATILSRQLDS from the coding sequence ATGGAAGCAGAAACCCTGGCATTGGCACAGGAGATGGATTTCTCACTGTGGGCGCTATTTGCACGCGCAACTTTAATCGTAAAACTGGTGATGTTGATGCTGATCATAGCCTCGTTCTGGGCATGGTCGATTATCATCCAGAAATTGATCGTGTACCGCAAGGCTCGGGTCGAAGCGGATGTGTTTGATCGCCGCTTCTGGTCCGGGGATCCTTTGGATGAGCTGTTTGACGAGATCGGCTCGGACCCGGCGGGGCAATCCGAGCGCGTCTTTGCGGCGGGCATGATGGAATGGCGGCGGTCTCATCGCAATGATGGTGGATTGATTGCCGGGGCTACGGCACGGATCGACCGGTCAATGGATGTGGCAATTGCCAAGGAAAGCAAGAACCTGCAGAGCGGACTGACCATTCTGGCCTCGATTGGCTCTGTGACACCATTTATCGGGCTTTTCGGCACAGTCTGGGGCATCATGAATGCCTTTATCGAAATTGCAGAGCAACAGAACACCAACCTTGCTGTTGTTGCCCCCGGCATTGCCGAAGCGCTTCTGGCGACCGGTCTTGGCCTCTTGGCGGCGATCCCGGCGGTGATTTTCTACAACAAGCTCAGCGCGGATTGCGATGGTATTGTGGCCAGTTATGAGGCCTTTGCCGATGAGTTCGCGACGATCCTGAGCCGTCAGTTGGACAGCTGA
- the ybgC gene encoding tol-pal system-associated acyl-CoA thioesterase, translating into MTHTFPIRVYYEDTDMAGIVYYANYLRYIERARSDWVREMGIDQNAMREEDGVVFAVRRVEADYHLPAKFDDELEVRTTVASVSGARLIMDQTVFRADELLFAAQVTIACLTETGQPVRLPANIRQIVH; encoded by the coding sequence ATGACACACACCTTCCCGATCCGCGTCTACTATGAAGATACCGACATGGCGGGCATAGTGTATTATGCCAATTACCTCAGGTACATAGAGCGCGCGCGCAGTGACTGGGTGCGGGAAATGGGGATTGATCAGAACGCCATGCGCGAAGAAGATGGTGTGGTCTTTGCAGTGCGTCGGGTCGAGGCGGATTACCACCTGCCTGCCAAGTTTGACGATGAGCTGGAGGTGCGCACAACGGTTGCTTCGGTGAGTGGCGCGCGGCTGATCATGGACCAAACGGTGTTTCGTGCGGATGAACTGCTTTTTGCCGCACAGGTCACCATTGCCTGCCTGACGGAAACAGGGCAACCCGTGCGTTTACCGGCAAATATCCGCCAGATCGTGCATTAA
- the ruvB gene encoding Holliday junction branch migration DNA helicase RuvB produces the protein MSDPDPTLRPDPLPEDTDRALRPQMLSDFIGQEEARANLSVFIQSARQRGEAMDHTLFHGPPGLGKTTLAQIMARELGVGFRMTSGPVLAKAGDLAAILTNLERNDVLFIDEIHRLNPAVEEVLYPALEDFELDLVIGEGPAARTVRIELQPFTLVGATTRLGLLTTPLRDRFGIPTRLQFYSEDELHQIVTRNAVRMGTPADEAGAREIARRSRGTPRIAGRLLRRVADFAVVESDGQITQALADNALTRLGVDGLGLDGADRRYLRLIAEGYQGGPVGIETLSAALSESRDALEEVIEPFLLQQALIQRTPRGRMLAPMGWRHLGLDVPKAPGQSDLFGK, from the coding sequence ATGAGCGACCCTGATCCAACCTTGCGCCCTGATCCCTTGCCAGAGGATACCGACCGCGCTTTGCGACCCCAGATGCTGTCTGATTTTATCGGGCAAGAAGAGGCGCGGGCCAATCTCAGCGTGTTCATCCAATCCGCTCGGCAACGCGGTGAGGCGATGGATCACACGCTCTTTCATGGTCCACCGGGTTTGGGCAAGACGACGCTCGCGCAGATCATGGCGCGTGAGTTGGGCGTGGGATTTCGCATGACATCGGGGCCGGTTCTGGCAAAGGCGGGGGATCTGGCGGCCATTCTGACCAATCTCGAGCGCAATGATGTGCTTTTCATTGATGAAATTCATCGACTTAATCCGGCCGTGGAAGAGGTGCTATATCCTGCGTTGGAGGATTTTGAGCTTGATCTGGTGATCGGCGAAGGGCCTGCGGCACGGACAGTGCGGATTGAATTGCAGCCCTTCACACTGGTGGGGGCCACGACGCGCTTGGGGCTTCTGACCACGCCTTTGCGGGATCGGTTCGGCATTCCAACCCGGCTGCAGTTTTATTCTGAGGATGAGCTGCATCAGATCGTAACGCGCAACGCGGTGCGCATGGGCACGCCTGCGGATGAAGCAGGCGCGCGCGAGATTGCACGCCGCTCGCGAGGCACGCCGCGCATTGCCGGGCGGCTGTTGCGCCGGGTGGCTGATTTCGCTGTGGTGGAAAGCGACGGGCAGATCACGCAGGCGCTGGCCGATAATGCGCTCACCCGGCTGGGCGTGGATGGCCTTGGGCTAGACGGGGCAGACCGGCGGTATCTGCGCCTCATTGCCGAAGGGTATCAGGGCGGGCCAGTGGGGATTGAGACCTTGAGCGCGGCCCTTTCGGAAAGCCGCGATGCGCTCGAAGAGGTGATTGAGCCGTTTTTGTTGCAGCAGGCGCTGATACAGCGCACGCCGCGGGGGAGGATGTTGGCGCCTATGGGGTGGCGGCATTTGGGGCTGGACGTGCCCAAAGCCCCGGGGCAGAGCGATTTGTTTGGTAAATGA
- the ruvA gene encoding Holliday junction branch migration protein RuvA, translating into MIGRLAGRIDYRAADHVLIDVGGVGYLVYCSDRTLAALPGIGEHAAVYTDLLVREDLLQLFGFTTLAEKEWHRLLMSVQGVGAKASMAILGTLGPEGVGRAIALGDAGSIKAAKGIGPKTAQRVVHELKDKAPEVMAMGATHAVSAGPTPEADTDAVIEAEIAPSVTVSAGNSAAQAEALSALTNLGYAPGDAAAAVAQAAGNGESETPALIRAALKLLAPKS; encoded by the coding sequence ATGATCGGGCGGCTGGCCGGAAGGATAGATTATCGTGCTGCTGATCACGTGCTGATTGATGTGGGTGGGGTGGGATATCTTGTGTATTGCTCAGACCGGACATTGGCGGCGTTGCCCGGCATTGGGGAGCATGCAGCGGTTTACACCGATCTTCTGGTGCGCGAAGACCTGTTGCAACTGTTTGGCTTTACCACGCTGGCCGAGAAAGAGTGGCACCGGCTTTTGATGAGTGTACAGGGCGTGGGGGCCAAGGCTTCTATGGCCATTCTTGGCACTCTGGGACCTGAAGGCGTAGGCCGCGCCATCGCGCTGGGCGATGCGGGGTCCATTAAGGCGGCCAAGGGGATTGGCCCCAAGACGGCGCAGCGTGTGGTGCATGAGCTAAAAGACAAGGCCCCAGAGGTGATGGCGATGGGCGCAACACATGCTGTAAGTGCGGGCCCCACGCCTGAAGCGGATACGGATGCGGTCATTGAGGCCGAGATCGCGCCATCCGTCACCGTTTCTGCGGGCAATTCGGCGGCGCAGGCCGAGGCGCTCTCGGCCTTGACCAACCTTGGGTATGCACCGGGGGACGCGGCGGCCGCGGTCGCGCAGGCGGCTGGTAACGGCGAGAGCGAAACACCGGCGCTTATCCGGGCGGCGTTGAAGCTTTTGGCGCCGAAGTCATGA
- the ruvC gene encoding crossover junction endodeoxyribonuclease RuvC codes for MRVIGIDPGLRNLGWGVIDTEGSRISHVANGVCKTLNVSLSERLLSLHEQLSAIFSAYAPQTAAVEQTFVNKDGAGTLKLGQARGIAMLVPAQFGLTVGEYAPNTVKKTVVGVGHAAKDQVAHMVRVQLPGADLAGPDAADALAIAICHAHHGASPVLTMRQRA; via the coding sequence ATGAGGGTCATCGGCATTGATCCCGGGTTGCGCAATCTGGGCTGGGGCGTGATCGACACAGAGGGCAGCCGGATCAGCCACGTGGCCAATGGCGTGTGTAAGACGCTGAACGTTAGTTTGTCCGAGCGTCTTTTGTCTTTGCATGAACAACTCAGCGCGATTTTTTCGGCTTACGCACCGCAAACAGCCGCTGTGGAGCAGACATTTGTGAACAAGGATGGGGCGGGCACGCTCAAACTGGGTCAGGCGCGGGGCATTGCCATGCTGGTGCCAGCGCAGTTTGGCCTAACGGTTGGAGAATATGCGCCCAACACGGTGAAAAAGACCGTTGTGGGCGTGGGCCATGCCGCCAAAGATCAGGTGGCGCATATGGTGCGGGTTCAGTTGCCGGGTGCTGATCTGGCGGGGCCTGATGCTGCGGATGCGCTGGCGATTGCGATTTGCCATGCGCATCATGGGGCGTCTCCGGTTCTCACAATGAGGCAACGCGCATGA
- a CDS encoding DUF1127 domain-containing protein — MAVIDTTTVAGGKGNALSRTVHNIIAQFNAWNDARITRNALARLSDRELEDIGLTRAEIDTIAG, encoded by the coding sequence ATGGCTGTCATCGACACAACCACCGTGGCCGGCGGCAAAGGCAATGCCCTTAGCCGTACGGTTCATAATATCATCGCGCAATTTAATGCGTGGAATGACGCTCGGATCACACGCAACGCGCTCGCGCGCTTGTCAGATCGCGAATTGGAGGATATCGGACTTACTCGCGCAGAGATCGATACGATCGCCGGTTAA
- a CDS encoding 50S ribosomal protein L11 methyltransferase: MPTFTALTTLAGIDKAEALGAAMEALTPEPTGVGVFELEDGSGLWEVGGYFQGAPDAAGLALLAALHGAKDFVVSELPEVDWVAKVKRELTPVEAGRFFVYGGHDADKVPEGCEPLLIEASMAFGTGHHGTTQGCLKLLEAAIVGGVAPKSVLDLGCGTAVLAMAAARVWPDARVLASDIDQVAVDVAQANVSANGLDGRVTCLEAEGLDHVDIAATAPFDMIFANILKGPLIGLCDRITQALSPGGLVILSGILNEQRQEIADVYTACGNSVVETLVIGDWSSLMLCKSV, from the coding sequence ATGCCGACATTCACCGCACTCACCACGCTTGCCGGAATAGACAAAGCCGAAGCTCTTGGTGCGGCGATGGAAGCACTTACGCCGGAACCGACGGGGGTTGGCGTCTTTGAACTTGAGGACGGCTCAGGCCTTTGGGAAGTGGGCGGATACTTCCAGGGCGCACCCGATGCCGCAGGGCTTGCGCTCTTGGCGGCTTTGCATGGTGCGAAGGATTTTGTCGTCTCGGAGCTGCCTGAGGTGGATTGGGTGGCCAAGGTCAAGCGAGAGCTGACACCGGTCGAGGCGGGGCGGTTCTTTGTATACGGCGGCCATGATGCAGATAAAGTGCCCGAAGGGTGTGAGCCTCTGTTGATCGAGGCGTCGATGGCCTTTGGCACGGGGCATCATGGGACCACGCAGGGGTGCCTGAAATTGCTGGAGGCGGCGATTGTGGGGGGTGTCGCGCCGAAAAGCGTTTTGGACCTGGGGTGCGGCACCGCCGTTCTGGCTATGGCGGCGGCGCGGGTTTGGCCGGACGCGCGTGTTCTGGCCAGCGATATCGACCAGGTTGCAGTGGATGTAGCGCAGGCCAATGTGTCGGCCAACGGACTTGACGGGCGTGTCACATGCCTTGAGGCTGAGGGGCTGGATCATGTGGATATCGCGGCTACAGCCCCGTTTGATATGATTTTCGCAAATATTCTCAAAGGACCGCTGATTGGGCTCTGCGACAGAATCACTCAGGCGCTTTCACCGGGTGGGCTTGTGATTCTGTCTGGGATCTTGAATGAGCAACGGCAAGAGATCGCCGATGTTTATACCGCCTGCGGAAACAGTGTTGTCGAGACCCTTGTTATTGGTGACTGGTCGTCACTAATGCTCTGCAAAAGTGTCTGA
- a CDS encoding MFS transporter, producing MSKTFPLDDAHQLPKWRRPVVLLFLMAAAMPLAFSTWMALINNFVIEAADFDGSDIGWLHTVREIPGFFAIGVIAIIIFMREQTLALVSLVLLGVATAITAWFPTMGGILTITMLSSIGFHYYETVNQSLQLQWLPKHRAPQMLGWLVSAGSAATLVAYVLIVLTWETLDLSYNTVYMLAGAATVAIAVYCMVAFPQFEAPNPQVKKMILRRRYWLYYALQFMSGARRQIFIVFAGFMMVEKFGFEVHEVTALYMINLVANMVFAPFMGRAVHVFGERATLLFEYAGLALVFLLYGGLYFFGWGVLLAMVLYVVDHLLFALALALKTYFQKIADPGDIAPTAAVAFTINHIAAVFLPAALGYLWLVSPAAVFVLAACMASVSFLLALLIPRHPEPGYETILTRRAPAVAE from the coding sequence ATGAGCAAAACCTTTCCCCTGGATGACGCGCATCAGTTGCCCAAATGGCGGCGGCCTGTGGTGTTGCTCTTTTTGATGGCCGCGGCGATGCCGTTGGCGTTTTCCACCTGGATGGCGCTGATCAACAACTTTGTCATTGAGGCCGCGGATTTTGACGGTTCCGACATTGGCTGGTTGCATACGGTGCGGGAAATCCCGGGGTTCTTCGCCATTGGCGTGATTGCCATCATCATATTCATGCGCGAACAGACGCTGGCTCTGGTGTCTTTGGTTCTGTTGGGCGTGGCCACAGCGATTACCGCGTGGTTTCCCACCATGGGCGGCATTCTTACAATCACGATGCTCAGCTCGATCGGATTTCATTACTACGAGACGGTGAACCAGTCGCTTCAGCTTCAATGGCTGCCCAAACACCGCGCGCCGCAGATGCTGGGCTGGCTGGTTTCGGCGGGGTCTGCCGCGACACTCGTCGCTTATGTCCTGATTGTGCTCACTTGGGAGACGCTCGATCTAAGCTATAACACCGTCTACATGCTGGCGGGTGCTGCGACTGTGGCGATTGCGGTTTATTGCATGGTGGCTTTCCCGCAGTTCGAGGCCCCCAATCCGCAGGTCAAAAAGATGATCCTGCGCCGCCGGTATTGGCTTTATTATGCGCTGCAATTCATGTCGGGCGCGCGGCGGCAGATCTTTATCGTCTTTGCCGGGTTCATGATGGTCGAAAAGTTCGGCTTTGAGGTGCATGAGGTCACAGCACTTTACATGATCAACCTTGTTGCCAACATGGTGTTTGCGCCCTTCATGGGACGCGCTGTGCATGTCTTTGGCGAACGCGCGACGTTGCTGTTTGAATATGCCGGTCTGGCGCTGGTCTTTCTGCTCTATGGCGGGCTTTACTTCTTTGGCTGGGGCGTCTTGCTGGCCATGGTGCTCTACGTGGTGGACCATTTGCTTTTTGCCCTGGCGCTGGCGCTGAAGACCTATTTTCAGAAAATAGCCGATCCCGGAGATATCGCGCCCACAGCCGCCGTGGCCTTTACCATCAACCACATTGCAGCGGTATTTCTGCCTGCGGCTCTGGGCTATCTGTGGCTGGTGTCTCCGGCGGCGGTGTTTGTGCTGGCGGCCTGCATGGCATCGGTGTCGTTTCTTCTGGCTTTGCTCATTCCACGTCACCCTGAACCAGGCTATGAGACGATCCTGACGCGCCGCGCTCCGGCGGTGGCAGAGTAA